In a genomic window of Acropora muricata isolate sample 2 chromosome 2, ASM3666990v1, whole genome shotgun sequence:
- the LOC136900145 gene encoding transmembrane protein 26-like — protein MAFFTFFSGIFTRVMFLAHGASSVYFVVEYTSNPKYWWICTGLVFLLAESFYTIVIRKGKEYKYFWPGSFFYIVTLLPAIWVAELKILDEKVQNGADTCESNARSYNHEVGNGLIVINIDSGQLAQKWSKLGLILLIIVGRWLLPRGELTRDQLSSLLLVYVANAADIMELFEVFDQNPILWCQKGVAIAVLSAYTWSFLQFSLVFTATADTVPDTKQLTKGEGVGAEEKKNSEAKLPKYIKKLIVQKAEKQKADLAQIEKSTDLRAAVDQLKQLKAYKSRGRQARFSIHDTALEVVQVQREVKREEEALEEHIKRKQKLKLHGDLYSILTLMIMQDGPFLIVRLVLIIAYDVKTTLHLFFTGKNAMALALLVYRLVVLVMESNEEEEEDEDEYFYALTNA, from the exons ATGGCTTTTTTCACGTTCTTCAGTGGTATTTTTACTCGTGTTATGTTTCTTGCCCATGGTGCTAGTAGTGTGTATTTTGTCGTAGAGTACACTAGCAATCCCAAGTACTGGTGGATCTGCACTGGACTAGTATTTCTTCTCGCTGAATCATTTTACACGATCGTCATACGTAAAGGAAAGGAATACAAATA CTTCTGGCCTGGAAGTTTCTTCTACATCGTTACACTTCTGCCGGCGATCTGGGTTGCGGAGTTAAAGATCTTGGATGAGAAAGTCCAGAACGGCGCTGACACGTGCGAATCTAATGCGCGCAGTTATAATCATGAAGTTGGCAACGGCCTG ATAGTTATCAATATAGATTCAGGACAACTGGCACAAAAATGGTCCAAGCTGGGACTCATCTTGCTAATCATTGTGGGAAGGTGGCTGTTACCCAGAGGAGAGTTGACTCGTGACCAGCTCTCCTCCTTGCTCCTGGTGTACGTCGCAAATGCCGCTGACATCATGG AGCTGTTTGAAGTGTTTGATCAGAATCCAATTCTCTGGTGTCAAAAGGGCGTGGCCATAGCCGTGTTGAGTGCGTACACGTGGTCGTTCTTACAATTCTCATTGGTTTTCACTGCAACTGCAGACACTGTACCGGATACCAAACAACTTACAAAG GGGGAAGGAGTAGGCGccgaggaaaagaaaaatagtgaAGCTAAACTTCCAAAGTACATCAAGAAACTTATCGTGCAAAAAgccgaaaaacagaaagctgaCCTCGCTCAAATCGAGAAAAGCACGGACTTGCGCGCTGCGGTAGATCAATTGAAACAACTAAAAGCGTACAAGTCTCGCGGAAGGCAAGCAAGATTTTCAATTCACGACACAGCACTTGAAGTTGTACAAGTCCAGCGCGAGGTAAAACGAGAGGAAGAAGCCCTCGAAGAGCACATCAAGCGAAAACAGAAACTAAAACTCCATGGAGACTTGTATTCCATACTGACTTTGATGATTATGCAAGATGGACCGTTTCTTATTGTGCGCCTTGTGCTTATAATAGCATACGATGTTAAAACCACTCTGCACTTGTTCTTTACGGGAAAAAATGCAATGGCTTTGGCGTTACTTGTTTACAGATTGGTAGTGTTAGTCATGGAATCAAAcgaagaggaggaagaagatgAAGACGAGTATTTTTACGCTTTGACAAATGCATGA
- the LOC136900128 gene encoding potassium voltage-gated channel subfamily A member 1-like, which yields MFQLLNRQHDALEVRADMKSALRAVEFKAGPRLYSKNYNRRASCPEAALASTETSHALRERQLVVNNERVKINISGKIYETLYSTLARFPETLLGSPSKRIQYFDQGRQEYFFNRNRNAFDAILFYYQSNGLLTRPENIRLQEFCDELKFFEIGEETLNEFKRDEGALDDDDDEEVTLPSNFILAKIWLWFEYPVLSKVSRLVATISVFLISLSIVVLCAETYQNNNEVQRIYNHLEWVCIAWFTLEFVLRIISCPDKVKFLRDVLNLIDLASLIAFYCLLIFNKDKAGYKVAGLFRVSRLLKLFRHLDELKVLVKTVRATWRELIMIMFFILITTAIFSGWTFYVEHEDQKEEFSSIPASAWFVIISMTNVGYGDMVPITTLGKLLGAICTLAGVLVIALPSPVIVTKFRFFYEKKKRKKLSSYRF from the coding sequence ATGTTTCAACTGTTAAATAGACAACATGATGCTCTTGAGGTTAGAGCTGACATGAAATCCGCTCTGAGGGCAGTTGAATTCAAGGCAGGACCACGCTTGTATAGCAAAAATTACAATCGACGCGCAAGCTGTCCGGAGGCTGCCTTAGCATCCACAGAAACATCTCATGCTTTGCGGGAAAGACAGCTCGTTGTCAACAACGAACGAGTCAAAATTAATATCAGTGGGAAAATTTATGAAACACTGTACTCTACTCTCGCTCGCTTCCCTGAAACTCTCCTTGGAAGCCCTTCCAAGAGAATTCAATACTTTGATCAAGGCCGacaggaatatttttttaatcgAAACCGGAATGCATTCGACGCCATTCTTTTTTATTACCAATCTAATGGCTTGCTCACGCGACCAGAAAATATCCGATTACAAGAATTTTGCGATGagttgaaattttttgaaattggtGAGGAAACTTTGAACGAATTCAAAAGAGACGAAGGAGCTCtggatgatgacgatgacgaagAAGTAACATTGCCATCAAACTTCATCTTAGCAAAGATTTGGTTGTGGTTTGAATATCCAGTGTTGTCAAAAGTTTCCCGACTTGTAGCAACTATTTCGGTGTTTCTTATCTCGCTTTCTATCGTAGTTTTGTGCGCGGAGACatatcaaaataataatgagGTCCAGCGCATTTACAACCATTTGGAATGGGTTTGTATAGCGTGGTTTACCTTAGAATTTGTTTTGCGCATAATTTCCTGTCCGGACAAGGTGAAGTTTTTGCGCGATGTCTTAAACTTGATCGATTTGGCCTCACTTATAGCATTCTACTGCCTGCTAATCTTCAACAAAGACAAGGCCGGGTACAAAGTGGCCGGCTTGTTTCGTGTTTCACGTCTATTGAAATTGTTTCGACACCTGGACGAACTCAAAGTCCTTGTGAAGACCGTGCGAGCAACATGGCGCGAATTAATAATGATTATGTTTTTTATTCTAATAACCACAGCGATTTTTTCCGGATGGACATTTTACGTCGAGCACGAGGATCAGAAAGAAGAATTCTCCAGTATTCCTGCCTCTGCTTGGTTTGTGATTATTTCGATGACAAATGTCGGTTATGGAGATATGGTTCCCATTACAACTTTGGGGAAATTGCTTGGAGCCATTTGCACTTTAGCAGGTGTCCTCGTTATAGCTTTACCAAGTCCTGTTATCGTCACAAAATTTCGTTTCTTttacgaaaagaaaaagagaaaaaaattgtcaagttaCAGATTTTAA
- the LOC136909550 gene encoding RNA polymerase-associated protein LEO1-like, translated as MHTVKKSVFLLILLLGCSLSSSRYIKGSNGRVAERHRSGAEVEDEKDMNDREEAGKSDDAESNEAEGERRNDARHSDQEFEEVVNIRPDQSPEDHEDQDEGNTDEEGRHPGFDEEEMERPDDDSRMMDGNEGDPDEQEVSYDEGIEGFKREADEISKENENMQAQMHDLEAKFDEALS; from the exons ATGCACACTGTGAAAAAATCTGTCTTTCTTCTCATCCTTTTGTTGGGGTGCTCTCTGTCTTCCTCAAGGTACATCAAAG GTTCCAATGGGAGGGTTGCTGAACGCCACAGGAGTGGAGCAGAAGTGGAGGATGAAAAGGACATGAATGACAGGGAAGAGGCAGGCAAAAGTGATGACGCTGAGAGCAATGAAGCAGAAGGGGAAAGAAGGAATGATGCAAGGCATAGTGATCAAGAATTTGAAGAGGTTGTGAATATTCGGCCTGATCAGTCGCCAGAGGATCATGAAGATCAAGATGAAGGTAACACTGATGAGGAAGGAAGACATCCAGGGTTTGATGAGGAAGAAATGGAAAGACCTGATGATGATAGTCGCATGATGGATGGCAATGAAGGGGATCCAGATGAACAGGAAGTCTCCTATGATGAAGGCATTGAAGGTTTTAAAAGA GAAGCAGATGAGATttcgaaagaaaatgaaaacatgcaAGCACAGATGCATGATCTGGAGGCCAAATTTGACGAAGCTTTGTCTTAG
- the LOC136909548 gene encoding N-acetylglucosamine-1-phosphotransferase subunits alpha/beta-like — MKRALCQTLWKLVQRQTYTCLSSRYGIWMCIGGVLLTLISAFQFGEVVLEWSMQKYAVTFNTYHDNILGNSYQNRLCLPIPIDIVYTWVNGSDPKLLSDLERLKLQLELEQNRTTLQEIAQLRTTNATDDEIAQVLLKKALEKKNKAKEKTGKNDQVANSRCPFTNCVSAYSVIVEDGLPGDLKASKLREIDASFAKASNIYNVTSSGSAKERVSVIQFPGRSETDDALKAKVRWQEKSLRSKEGYFTSDGTRPTALNLEKEVMILDLKGANEMEKVKKNLKERFKEKLTNVVFHAESLIGVAYFSDKASATAACSLSLRIDGKSVKLAPAFLIWAPFNSLLGADSKDDDADISASRFADNEELKYSLRSVEKHAPWVRNIFIVTNGQIPSWLNLDNPRLKIVTHQELFLNKSHLPTFSSPAIESHLHRIPGLSQKFIYLNDDVMFADNVWPDDFYTHAKGQKIYLTWPVPNCNEGCPSSWVNDKYCDKACNVSECDWDGGDCIGVKRKTQYSYQGWQSQHSGYRIQFCSPGCADTWVGDRYCDVACNVAPCGYDAGDCGIGQFHELYRIDVEKSTHTVLLSHSVVAFYFNLSRVIAEGRVKHGEYSETPCVRSATVAQKFKVFTVTLRSNCTSDGITFKMEGFSDKNETNKVSITFNLTIIDTGTVRDNRSQPVATVAPKVVETADKAPRASLLPALPNQEKVTSVPITVYPIRVQNADEAINYWIAANQSARRPTWPPIAQKEYVVPWVSNDTALPRHVQIELEKLEKEYQEGDLTEKGHARKKAKILYDFLDAVTTEATPLHVAMLSSPFPKSNDEPTAPAKLHVMNMEKEQEAKADKHSNSSVSVETHSHQRKLLSLETSEFDGKINDAQKEERTNFRSTLQDVVPDNLNKKTVSEDETFLADWIANTKQKQLSWKIDQSESLNQWRSRYGNWMPQMHQRATSFLPWEKYGTFEQLQRSKERRKISMDFENWHRPGRKLMDTFADSLLHVHRIYNRKFGYMGRKVPAHMPHMIDVKVMEELQSLLPEEFDQTSSHKLRSTDDMQFAFSYNYFVIGQKKSPNITEFFAEVDSDHSGVLSDRELRTLATRLFTLPLTLNDVRTLEQTLLKCANRTLPEANSSDPNQHIPLPSVTEDFLQKCEPLLELLNASYKGITKYKFETLGDDDVAFHMIRDNASAVLQQLDAIRGKKKKFVCLNDNISHGKKDAELIKALLVDFYESLFPIPSQFELPSEYRNRFLHVSELQEWMKEREAVKFWTNILVAMLILAAFFTIFPDLFFFLIELLCPLRRLFSFFQRNNSSGSSRLMTV, encoded by the exons GAACTACTTTACAAGAAATAGCACAGCTTAGAACTACTAATGCTACGGATGATGAAATTGCTCAGGTTCTCCTGAAAAAGGCGTTAGAGAAAAAGAATAAAGCTAAGGAAAAAACTGGAAAGAATGACCAAGTGGCAAATTCTCGTTGCCCGTTTACTAATTGTGTGTCCGCGTATAGTGTTATTGTTGAAGATGGTCTCCCAGGTGATTTGAAGGCGTCAAAACTACGAGAAATCGATGCGTCTTTTGCAAAAGCAAGTAACATTTACAACGTTACTTCATCTGGCTCAGCCAAGGAACGAGTGAGTGTAATTCAATTTCCTGGTAGAAGCGAGACAGACGATGCATTAAAAGCGAAGGTTAGATGGCAAGAAAAGAGTCTTCGAAGTAAAGAAGGTTATTTTACTAGCGATGGAACTCGCCCAACTGCTCTAAACTTGGAAAAGGAAGTTATGATTCTGGATCTGAAGGGGGCAAATGAAATggagaaagttaaaaagaatTTAAAGGAGCGTTTTAAAGAAAAGCTCACTAATGTGGTCTTTCATGCTGAAAGTCTTATTGGTGTTGCTTACTTCTCAGATAAAGCATCAGCCACTGCTGCATGTAGTTTAAGCTTAAGAATTGATGGAAAGTCTGTCAAGTTGGCTCCTGCCTTCTTAATATGGGCACCCTTCAATTCTTTATTGGGTGCTGATTCCAAAGATGATGATGCTGATATTTCAGCCAGTCGTTTTGCAGACAATGAAGAATTAAAGTATTCTCTTCGATCCGTTGAAAAACATGCACCATGGGTTAGGAACATATTTATTGTAACAAATGGTCAGATTCCCTCATGGCTCAACCTGGATAATCCTCGCCTCAAAATTGTCACTCACCAAGAATTATTCCTTAATAAAAGTCATCTTCCAACTTTTAGTTCACCTGCTATCGAATCGCACCTTCATAGAATTCCAGGCTTGTCCCAGAAATTCATTTACCTTAATGATGATGTCATGTTTGCCGACAATGTATGGCCAGATGACTTTTATACTCATGCCAAGggtcaaaaaatttatttaacTTGGCCTGTTCCAAACTGCAATGAAGGATGCCCATCTTCTTGGGTGAATGACAAGTACTGTGACAAAGCTTGCAATGTATCAGAGTGTGATTGGGATGGTGGTGACTGTATAGGTGTTAAACGCAAGACACAGTATAGTTATCAAGGATGGCAAAGTCAACATTCAGGTTATCGCATTCAGTTCTGTTCCCCTGGCTGTGCAGATACTTGGGTGGGTGATCGTTATTGCGATGTTGCCTGCAATGTTGCGCCTTGTGGTTATGATGCTGGTGACTGTGGAATTGGACAGTTCCATGAGCTGTATCGCATAGATGTCGAAAAGAGCACTCACACTGTTCTCTTGTCTCATAGTGTAGTGGCATTTTATTTTAACCTCTCCAGAGTAATTGCTGAAGGAAGAGTCAAGCATGGAGAGTATTCGGAGACGCCGTGTGTACGATCAGCTACTGTCGCTCAGAAGTTCAAAGTGTTTACTGTAACTTTGCGTTCTAACTGCACGTCAGATGGCATCACTTTCAAGATGGAAGGTTTTAGTGACAAGAATGAAACAAATAAAGTGTCTATCACTTTCAACTTAACAATAATTGACACAGGAACAGTCAGAGATAACAGATCTCAGCCTGTAGCAACAGTAGCACCAAAAGTTGTAGAGACTGCTGACAAAGCGCCAAGGGCATCTTTGTTGCCTGCCTTACCTAATCAGGAAAAGGTTACGAGTGTTCCCATTACGGTATATCCGATCAGAGTTCAGAATGCTGATGAGGCAATCAACTATTGGATTGCGGCAAACCAGTCTGCTCGTAGACCAACATGGCCACCAATAGCTCAAAAGGAATATGTTGTACCATGGGTTTCAAACGATACTGCATTGCCAAGACATGTTCAAATTGAACTGGAAAAGTTGGAGAAAGAGTACCAGGAAGGCGATTTGACTGAAAAGGGCCATGCaagaaaaaaggcaaagatTTTGTATGACTTTCTTGATGCAGTTACAACTGAAGCAACACCTTTGCATGTGGCAATGCTGTCATCACCATTTCCTAAATCAAACGATGAGCCAACTGCTCCTGCAAAGCTGCATGTCATGAATATG GAAAAAGAACAAGAAGCAAAGGCAGATAAACATTCCAATAGTTCAGTGTCAGTGGAAACACATTCTCACCAGAGGAAGTTATTGTCTTTGGAAACATCTGAATTTGatggcaaaattaatgatgcCCAGAAAGAGGAACGTACAAATTTCAGATCAACTTTGCAAGATGTTGTTCCagataatttaaataaaaaaactgtCTCTGAAGATGAAACCTTTCTTGCTGATTGGATTGCAAACACTAAACAGAAACAGCTGTCGTGGaagattgaccaatcagaaagccTCAACCAATGGAGAAGTCGCTATGGGAACTGGATGCCTCAAATGCACCAAAGAGCAACAAGTTTCCTTCCTTGGGAGAAATACGgaacctttgaacaacttcaGAGATCCAAGGAAAGGAgaaaaatttccatggatttcgAAAATTGGCATCGTCCAGGAAGAAAATTAATGGATACCTTTGCAGATTCACTGCTCCATGTTCATAGGATTTACAACCGCAAGTTTGGATACATGGGACGGAAAGTTCCAGCCCACATGCCACATATGATAGATGTAAAGGTTATGGAGGAATTGCAGTCTCTCCTGCCAGAGGAATTTGACCAAACATCCTCGCACAAGCTTCGCAGCACAGATGATATGCAATTTGCATTTTCATacaattattttgttattgGGCAGAAGAAGTCTCCTAATATTACAGAATTCTTTGCAGAGGTGGATTCTGATCATTCAG GTGTTCTGTCAGACAGAGAACTGCGTACTTTAGCCACGCGGCTATTCACTTTGCCATTAACCTTGAATGACGTGAGAACTCTGGAACAGACACTGTTGAAGTGTGCAAATAGAACATTACCAGAAGCAAACTCCTCAGATCCAAATCAACACATCCCGCTACCATCAGTAACAGAGGACTTTCTACAAAAATGTGAACCACTATTAGAGTTGTTGAATGCATCTTACAAGGGAATAACAAAATACAAGTTTGAAACTCTTGGAGATGATGATGTTGCGTTTCACATGATCCGTGATAATGCGTCAGCTGTCCTTCAACAGTTGGACGCAATAAGAGGCAAGAAGAAGAAATTTGTTTGCTTGAATGATAACATAAGCCATGGAAAGAAAGATGCTGAACTCATCAAAGCTTTATTAGTGGACTTCTATGAATCTCTTTTCCCAATTCCATCACAGTTTGAATTACCATCAGAGTATAGAAACAGATTTCTCCATGTTAGCGAGCTGCAAGAATGGATGAAAGAAAGAGAGGCTGTAAAATTCTGGACAAACATACTGGTTGCCATGTTGATTTTAGCtgcattttttacaatttttcccGACCTGTTCTTCTTTCTAATAGAGTTGTTGTGCCCCTTAAGAAGACTTTTCTCATTCTTTCAACGAAACAATTCTTCAGGCAGTTCACGCCTCATGACTGtttag